In Spirochaetota bacterium, the sequence TAGCAGTAAGATAATCATTTTCTGCATTTATAAGCATGGTTCTTGCATTGGAAACGGCAACCTTTGCCCTTAAAAAATCAAGCCTTGAAAGAATCCCCTTTTCATAACCCGCAGTTACTGTCTTCAGATTTTCCATGAGAGATTCCAGCGACTCTCTCCTCATCGTTACTGTTTCTCGTGTGAGCATAACCCTATAATAAAAGCTGATGGTCTTTATCGTTGTATCCGATTTTATTTTTCTTCTATTGTTAACAGCGATAATATGTCCGTCCCTGGAGGCTTTTAAAGAATGATAAAAGATTCCAGGATTTACGGCAATCTCTCCATTTATAAATTTGATATCATATTGTCCCTCAATGCTGGAATTAAATCCCGTCTCTGCACCCATTCGGGTATAAGCGATGTCAGTTGAAAGCGTTGGCCATAACATTCCCCAAGTCTCACGAACCTTTAATCTGCTCTCCTCAACTGACTCTGTAGCGGCCTTGTAATTATTGTTATTATTCAATGATAATAATATTGCCTGCCTTAATGTAAGGTTAGACTCTGCTGGAATTTCAACAGCAAAAAAAGATTGAAAAAAAATAAAATATACAATTAATAATTCCTTCCACATCACCTTATATTCCTTTTATGCCTTTCAGGAAAATATCTATAAACAGTTCAATTTCTCTATCTTGATTTTTCATTCTGTCATTTTGATAAGAATTTTTGATAATTCCCCTAACGCTGAAAATAAAAATTCTGGACCAATCTCTAATCTCTTTCCTGTCTCTCAGTGATGAATCCGCTTGTAGGATGGCTTCTACAAACTCAATATTCTTTCTAATGAAACCCTCTCTTATTTTAATTATATTCTTATAGTTCTCATAAAGATCATCCACTGTTAAATTATATAAATTTAAAAATTGTTTATAATAAAGGTATTTGTTTTTGCTGAATTTAAGTAGTTTCCCCTTTGTGGAAGACGATTTTCTAATATCAATGTTTAACTTGTTAAAAAATGTATCTATCTCAAACTCAATAACGCTGCAGAAAATATCCTCTTTGTTTTTATAATAGTGATATAAAGCACTCTTTACTATATCCAGACTATTTGCAATATCCTCTAGAGTGCTTTTCTTATAACCGTGCTTAGCAAATATCTCTTTTGCAACCAAGACGATTTCCATGGCTTTATCTCTATTATTGTCAATAGTAATGCTGTTTTTCATATAATTGATTCTTTTTATGATAGTTATTTCATTTTTGTTCACTCGTAGTGCAATCGAGTTGAATCTTTGACTATTATGTTCAATAATTGAATAAACACTAATTATGTCAAGAAGAAATATAATAATTTTTATAACATAATCCTACTGATGTTTATTCATCATAAATGTAAAATATTTATGTGTATATTCAAATGATCAGGTATCAATATTTATAATCTGTATGGCTTTTACCAGTATTATAGGGAAAGCAATTGAGACACGAATGATAAAATTCTTATATATCTAAAAAATGTCATGAATCATTGTATATGTTTATTTGAGTCATGGCTTATGTCTTTTAGAAAATACTTTTTTTGTTGATTTTTTATTTTAATGATGTATAATGTACTTAAAATATTCAAAATAATCTTAATAAAATAAGAACAAAATACATAGTTAATTTCTTGAGAATATTTTTGGAAGTA encodes:
- a CDS encoding TetR/AcrR family transcriptional regulator, producing MKNSITIDNNRDKAMEIVLVAKEIFAKHGYKKSTLEDIANSLDIVKSALYHYYKNKEDIFCSVIEFEIDTFFNKLNIDIRKSSSTKGKLLKFSKNKYLYYKQFLNLYNLTVDDLYENYKNIIKIREGFIRKNIEFVEAILQADSSLRDRKEIRDWSRIFIFSVRGIIKNSYQNDRMKNQDREIELFIDIFLKGIKGI